The following proteins come from a genomic window of Winogradskyella sp. PC-19:
- the rplO gene encoding 50S ribosomal protein L15, which translates to MDLSNLKPAEGSVKKQGKRIGRGQGSGKGGTATRGHKGAKSRSGYSKKLGFEGGQMPLQRRVPKFGFTNINRVEYQGVNLDTLQELVEAKKIKDTVDFDTLVELRLAGKNELVKILGRGELKSKLTVKAHKFTASAKAAIEAAGGEAVTL; encoded by the coding sequence ATGGATTTAAGTAATTTAAAACCTGCAGAAGGTTCAGTAAAAAAACAAGGAAAGCGCATTGGTCGTGGTCAAGGTTCTGGAAAAGGTGGTACCGCTACACGTGGTCACAAAGGAGCAAAGTCACGTTCTGGTTATTCTAAAAAATTAGGATTTGAAGGTGGTCAAATGCCATTACAACGACGTGTACCTAAATTTGGTTTTACTAACATTAACAGAGTAGAGTATCAAGGTGTAAACTTGGATACATTACAAGAATTGGTGGAAGCAAAGAAGATTAAAGATACTGTAGATTTTGATACGCTTGTAGAATTAAGATTAGCTGGTAAAAATGAGCTGGTTAAAATTTTAGGTAGAGGCGAATTAAAATCAAAATTAACAGTTAAAGCTCATAAATTTACTGCGTCGGCAAAAGCTGCTATTGAAGCTGCTGGTGGTGAAGCTGTAACTTTATAA
- the rpmD gene encoding 50S ribosomal protein L30, translating into MAKIKVKKVKSAINRTKRQKLTLEALGLKKIGQVVEHDATPNILGMVKKVEHLVSVEEA; encoded by the coding sequence ATGGCAAAGATTAAAGTAAAGAAAGTTAAGAGCGCAATTAACCGTACAAAAAGACAAAAGTTAACATTAGAAGCTTTAGGTCTTAAAAAAATCGGTCAAGTTGTAGAGCACGATGCCACACCAAACATCCTTGGTATGGTTAAGAAAGTAGAACATTTAGTTTCTGTAGAAGAAGCTTAA
- the rpsE gene encoding 30S ribosomal protein S5 produces MYQKYKNAELVKPGGLDLKDRLVGVQRVTKVTKGGRAFGFSAIVVVGDEAGVVGHGLGKSKDVATAIAKAVEDAKKNLVKIPIIKGTLPHEQKGKFGGARVNIIPAAPGTGVIAGGAVRTVLEAVGVHDVLSKSQGSSNPHNVVKATFDALLQLRDAGAIAKERGISLEKVFNG; encoded by the coding sequence ATGTATCAAAAATATAAAAACGCAGAGCTTGTAAAACCAGGAGGTTTAGATTTAAAAGACCGTTTGGTAGGCGTACAACGTGTTACTAAAGTAACTAAAGGTGGTAGAGCATTTGGTTTTTCTGCTATCGTAGTAGTTGGTGATGAGGCTGGTGTTGTAGGACATGGTTTAGGGAAATCTAAAGACGTTGCTACAGCAATAGCTAAAGCCGTAGAAGATGCTAAGAAAAACTTAGTTAAGATTCCTATCATAAAAGGAACATTGCCACACGAACAAAAAGGTAAATTTGGCGGAGCTAGAGTAAATATTATTCCAGCTGCTCCTGGTACCGGTGTTATTGCTGGTGGTGCTGTAAGAACAGTTCTTGAAGCCGTAGGTGTACATGATGTATTATCTAAGTCTCAAGGATCATCTAACCCTCATAACGTAGTAAAAGCTACCTTTGATGCTTTATTGCAACTAAGGGATGCTGGTGCAATCGCTAAGGAAAGAGGTATTTCACTTGAAAAAGTATTTAACGGATAA
- the rplR gene encoding 50S ribosomal protein L18, translating into MALTKNERRQRIKNRIRKIVSGTEARPRLSVFRSNKEIYAQIVDDVTGKTIAAASSRDKDVSGTKGNKTEVAALVGKAIAEKALKAGVETISFDRGGYLYHGRVKSLAEGAREAGLKF; encoded by the coding sequence ATGGCATTAACAAAGAACGAAAGAAGACAAAGAATAAAAAACAGAATACGTAAGATTGTATCTGGTACTGAAGCTAGACCAAGATTATCTGTTTTTAGAAGTAATAAAGAAATTTATGCTCAAATCGTAGATGACGTGACTGGTAAAACTATCGCTGCTGCATCTTCAAGAGATAAAGACGTAAGTGGTACAAAAGGTAATAAAACCGAAGTTGCTGCTTTAGTTGGTAAGGCAATTGCTGAAAAAGCATTAAAAGCTGGTGTTGAGACTATTTCTTTTGATAGAGGTGGATACTTATACCACGGTAGAGTAAAATCATTAGCAGAAGGTGCTAGAGAAGCAGGACTTAAATTTTAA
- the rplF gene encoding 50S ribosomal protein L6, which translates to MSRIGKNPVSIPEGVTVEVKDGVITAKGKLGELTQEYTGVDIKIEDATITLERQSEKKEVKSKHGLYRALIANMIEGVSKGWTKELELVGVGYRASNQGQKLDLALGFSHNIILDIAPEVKVETISEKGKNPIVKLTSHDKQLVGQVAAKIRGFRKPEPYKGKGVKFVGEEIRRKAGKSA; encoded by the coding sequence ATGTCAAGAATAGGTAAAAATCCAGTTTCAATTCCTGAAGGTGTAACAGTAGAAGTTAAAGATGGTGTAATTACTGCAAAAGGTAAATTAGGCGAATTAACTCAAGAGTACACAGGTGTTGATATTAAAATAGAAGATGCTACTATTACATTAGAGCGTCAGTCTGAAAAGAAAGAAGTCAAATCAAAACATGGTTTGTATAGAGCCTTAATCGCTAACATGATTGAGGGTGTGTCTAAAGGATGGACTAAAGAATTAGAATTGGTAGGTGTAGGTTATAGAGCATCAAACCAAGGACAAAAATTAGACTTAGCTTTAGGTTTTTCACACAATATAATTTTGGATATTGCTCCAGAAGTTAAAGTAGAAACAATTTCTGAAAAAGGTAAAAATCCAATAGTTAAGTTAACGTCGCACGACAAGCAATTAGTTGGTCAAGTAGCAGCTAAAATTCGCGGATTCCGTAAGCCAGAACCATATAAAGGTAAAGGTGTTAAGTTTGTTGGTGAAGAAATAAGAAGAAAAGCAGGTAAATCAGCTTAA
- the rpsH gene encoding 30S ribosomal protein S8, whose protein sequence is MYSDPIADYLTRVRNAVKANHRVVEIPASNLKKEMTKILFDQGYILSYKFDDSTVQGTIKIALKYNKDTKESVIKKIQRISTPGLRKYAGANEMPRILNGLGIAIVSTSHGVMTGKQAQRENVGGEVLCYVY, encoded by the coding sequence ATGTATTCAGATCCAATAGCGGATTATCTTACGCGAGTTAGAAATGCAGTAAAAGCCAACCACAGAGTGGTTGAAATACCAGCATCTAATTTAAAGAAAGAAATGACTAAAATATTATTCGACCAAGGATATATTTTAAGTTACAAATTTGATGACTCAACTGTACAAGGGACAATTAAGATTGCTCTTAAGTACAATAAAGACACAAAAGAGTCTGTTATCAAAAAAATTCAAAGAATCAGTACACCAGGTTTACGTAAGTATGCTGGCGCTAACGAAATGCCAAGAATCTTAAATGGTTTAGGTATTGCAATTGTTTCTACTTCTCATGGAGTTATGACAGGTAAACAAGCGCAGAGAGAAAACGTTGGTGGCGAAGTATTATGTTACGTTTACTAA
- the rpsN gene encoding 30S ribosomal protein S14: MAKESMKAREVKRAKTVAKYAAKRKALKEAGDYEALQKLPKNASPIRQHNRCKLTGRPKGYMRQFGISRVMFREMANQGLIPGVKKASW, encoded by the coding sequence ATGGCAAAAGAATCAATGAAAGCCCGCGAGGTAAAGCGCGCAAAAACGGTTGCTAAATATGCTGCTAAACGTAAAGCTTTAAAAGAAGCTGGAGATTACGAAGCATTACAAAAGTTACCAAAAAACGCTTCGCCAATCCGTCAACATAATCGTTGTAAACTTACAGGTAGACCAAAAGGTTATATGAGACAATTTGGTATCTCTCGTGTTATGTTTAGAGAAATGGCTAATCAAGGCTTAATCCCAGGTGTCAAAAAGGCAAGCTGGTAA
- the rplE gene encoding 50S ribosomal protein L5, with the protein MAYVARLKQEYKDKVVPALTEEFGYKNVMQVPKLTKIVISRGVGAAVADKKLVDHAVDELTKISGQKAIHTLSKKDVASFKLRKGMPIGAMVTLRGEQMFEFLDRLITSALPRVRDFNGIKATGFDGRGNYNLGVVEQIIFPEIDIDKINRISGMDITFVTTADTDKEAKSLLTELGLPFKKN; encoded by the coding sequence ATGGCTTACGTTGCAAGATTAAAACAAGAGTACAAGGACAAAGTTGTTCCTGCTCTTACAGAAGAATTTGGTTACAAGAATGTAATGCAAGTACCTAAGCTTACTAAGATAGTAATATCTAGAGGTGTTGGTGCTGCTGTAGCAGATAAGAAATTAGTTGATCACGCTGTTGATGAATTAACAAAAATATCTGGTCAGAAAGCTATACATACTTTATCAAAGAAGGATGTCGCTTCATTTAAGTTACGTAAAGGTATGCCAATTGGTGCTATGGTAACTTTAAGAGGAGAGCAAATGTTCGAATTTTTAGATCGTTTAATCACTTCCGCATTACCACGTGTTAGAGATTTTAACGGTATCAAAGCTACTGGTTTTGATGGTCGTGGAAACTATAACTTAGGTGTTGTAGAGCAAATTATCTTCCCAGAAATTGATATTGATAAAATCAACAGAATTTCGGGTATGGATATCACATTTGTAACTACAGCTGATACTGATAAAGAAGCAAAATCACTTTTAACAGAACTAGGATTACCTTTTAAAAAGAACTAA